The following proteins come from a genomic window of unidentified bacterial endosymbiont:
- the grxC gene encoding glutaredoxin 3, with translation MNIEIYTRATCPYCIRAKALLKQHGAEFKEIAIEHDELKQQEMVTRSGRTSVPQIFINGALIGGCDDLLALDAQQRLAALLH, from the coding sequence GTGAACATTGAGATTTATACGAGAGCCACCTGTCCTTATTGCATTCGTGCTAAAGCGTTGCTCAAACAGCATGGTGCTGAATTTAAAGAGATCGCTATAGAGCATGATGAGCTTAAACAGCAGGAGATGGTCACCCGAAGTGGTCGCACCAGTGTGCCACAAATTTTCATTAATGGAGCGCTGATTGGTGGTTGTGATGATCTCCTGGCGCTGGATGCTCAACAGCGATTGGCAGCCCTGCTTCATTAA
- a CDS encoding CinA family protein gives MPADTLHELSRQLGRLLLARRWHITCAESCTGGHIAAAITATPGSSAYFSHGFVTYSNAAKQQLLGVQVATLTTAGAVSNAVAQEMAQGAQRVAGAEVAIAVTGIAGPEGGSEQKPVGLVCFAWAMDNAPVLSLCHQFFGDRAAVRQQATGYALLLLCNKLRTLGVPAL, from the coding sequence ATGCCTGCTGATACACTCCATGAACTCAGCCGCCAACTGGGGCGGCTGCTGTTAGCGCGTCGCTGGCACATCACTTGTGCAGAATCTTGCACTGGTGGCCACATCGCAGCAGCCATCACAGCGACTCCCGGCAGTTCTGCTTACTTTTCCCATGGCTTTGTCACCTATAGTAACGCGGCCAAGCAGCAGTTGTTAGGAGTCCAGGTAGCCACGCTCACGACTGCCGGTGCAGTGAGTAACGCCGTCGCCCAAGAGATGGCACAAGGGGCTCAACGGGTTGCCGGCGCAGAGGTGGCCATAGCGGTCACGGGCATCGCAGGACCCGAAGGGGGAAGCGAGCAGAAGCCGGTAGGACTTGTCTGCTTCGCTTGGGCAATGGATAATGCCCCCGTTCTCTCGCTATGCCATCAGTTTTTCGGCGATCGGGCTGCGGTGCGCCAGCAAGCCACCGGTTATGCGCTGTTACTGCTATGCAATAAACTGCGAACACTGGGAGTGCCTGCTCTATAA
- the rplM gene encoding 50S ribosomal protein L13, with protein sequence MKTFVAKPETVQHDWHLVDADGKILGRLATQIASRLRGKHKPEYTPHVDTGDYIIVVNASKVAVTGKKLSDKIYYRHSGYVGGIKQATFAEMLARHSERIIEIAVKGMLPKGPLGHAMFRKLKVYAGSEHRHAAQQPQPLAL encoded by the coding sequence ATGAAAACTTTCGTAGCTAAACCAGAAACTGTACAGCATGATTGGCATCTTGTTGATGCCGATGGCAAAATTTTGGGCCGTCTGGCCACGCAAATTGCCAGTCGTTTGCGGGGCAAACATAAGCCGGAGTATACGCCCCATGTCGACACCGGAGACTACATCATTGTGGTCAATGCCAGTAAAGTGGCAGTCACCGGCAAAAAATTGAGCGACAAAATTTATTACCGTCACTCCGGTTATGTCGGAGGGATTAAGCAGGCCACTTTTGCAGAAATGTTGGCGCGCCATTCAGAACGGATTATTGAGATTGCCGTCAAAGGGATGCTCCCCAAAGGCCCCTTGGGTCATGCGATGTTTCGTAAATTGAAAGTCTATGCGGGCTCTGAACACAGACACGCTGCACAGCAACCACAGCCGTTGGCTCTATAA
- a CDS encoding NAD-dependent epimerase/dehydratase family protein: MIIVTGDAGFIGSNLIKALHEQGYPDLLAVDPLKRGDQSPQVKRSNYWRVVSGFKCDLIHISDTEAPPTQVSAVGYDHPFTSLTHQRRGYS; encoded by the coding sequence GTGATTATCGTCACCGGCGACGCTGGTTTTATTGGCAGTAACCTGATCAAAGCACTCCACGAGCAGGGATACCCTGATCTCTTAGCGGTTGATCCTCTGAAGCGGGGCGACCAATCACCCCAGGTGAAGCGCTCAAACTATTGGAGGGTAGTCAGCGGCTTTAAGTGTGATCTCATTCACATCAGCGACACGGAAGCCCCGCCCACTCAAGTGTCTGCTGTCGGCTATGATCACCCTTTTACATCACTCACTCATCAAAGAAGAGGCTATAGCTAG
- the recA gene encoding recombinase RecA, which translates to MDDNKQKALAAALSQIEKQFGKGAVMRLGDSKILDIEAVSTGSLGLDIALGIGGLPTGRIIEIFGPESSGKTTLTLSVIAQAQKTGKTCAFIDAEHALDPIYATKLGVNVNDLLISQPDTGEQALEICDALVRSNAVDVIIIDSVAALTPKAEIEGEMGDSHVGLQARLMSQALRKLTANIKNANCLVIFINQIRMKIGVMFGSPETTTGGNALKFYASVRLDIRRIGAVKEGEEVTGNETRVKVVKNKVAPPFRQAEFQILYGGGISKEGELIDLGVKYKLVEKSGAWYSYNHNKIGQGKANSMKFLMEQVEVANTLERQLRDLLLNDYQREPDSIPAMARIEPLVDSL; encoded by the coding sequence ATGGATGACAACAAACAGAAAGCGCTTGCAGCGGCATTAAGTCAAATTGAAAAGCAGTTTGGCAAGGGGGCTGTCATGCGGTTGGGCGATAGCAAAATACTGGATATAGAGGCTGTCTCGACCGGATCACTGGGTTTGGATATTGCGCTGGGTATTGGTGGATTACCGACCGGACGTATTATTGAAATTTTTGGTCCAGAGTCCTCAGGAAAAACGACGTTAACGCTCTCTGTCATAGCACAAGCGCAAAAAACAGGCAAAACCTGCGCTTTTATCGACGCGGAACATGCGTTAGATCCCATCTATGCGACGAAACTAGGCGTTAATGTTAATGACCTGTTAATCTCTCAACCTGACACCGGAGAGCAAGCTCTCGAGATCTGTGACGCGCTGGTACGCTCCAATGCGGTGGATGTCATCATTATTGACTCGGTAGCCGCATTAACCCCAAAAGCAGAAATTGAAGGCGAAATGGGAGATTCCCACGTTGGTTTACAAGCCCGTTTAATGTCGCAAGCCTTGCGTAAGTTAACCGCTAATATCAAAAATGCGAACTGCCTGGTGATTTTTATCAACCAAATCCGCATGAAAATTGGTGTGATGTTTGGCAGTCCAGAAACCACTACTGGTGGAAACGCCCTGAAATTCTATGCTTCGGTCCGTTTAGATATCCGCCGTATTGGAGCGGTTAAAGAGGGTGAAGAGGTTACTGGTAACGAAACCCGCGTCAAAGTGGTTAAAAACAAGGTAGCGCCCCCTTTCCGTCAAGCGGAGTTTCAAATTCTCTACGGCGGCGGGATCTCCAAAGAGGGTGAACTCATCGATCTAGGGGTCAAATACAAATTAGTTGAGAAGAGCGGCGCTTGGTACAGCTATAACCACAATAAAATTGGACAAGGTAAAGCTAATTCCATGAAATTCTTAATGGAGCAAGTGGAAGTTGCCAACACCTTAGAGCGTCAGTTACGCGACCTATTACTCAATGACTATCAGCGTGAACCAGACTCTATCCCAGCAATGGCTAGGATAGAGCCGTTGGTCGATAGCCTGTAA
- the rfaC gene encoding lipopolysaccharide heptosyltransferase RfaC: MRILIVKSSSLGDIIHTLPALTDAQRHDPTIRFDWVVEEPFREIPGWHPATASVIPIALRRWRQQLHHLKTYREWSQFARTLQSQPYDAIIDAQGLIKSSFFITRLARGPKHGLDRASLREPLARCFYDHCYAVSRQQHAVERIRQLFAYSLGYQKPAERGDYGIRDHFNQLPPSPMTPYLVFLHATSRAQKLWPTSHWRQLIALVAPTGLQIKLPWGNDLEQQRAQQIAYQHAGVEVLPKCSLNQLGHYLLQAQAVVSLDTGLSHLAAALGVPNITLYGPTDPTLVGGYGERQQIYWAKQSRRLAAISPEQVFEALAPSLKGMMTSTDG; the protein is encoded by the coding sequence ATGCGTATTTTGATTGTTAAAAGTTCCTCGCTGGGGGATATTATTCATACCCTCCCAGCGCTCACAGACGCGCAACGTCATGATCCCACTATCCGCTTTGATTGGGTGGTCGAGGAGCCCTTTAGGGAGATCCCGGGGTGGCATCCGGCAACCGCGTCTGTTATTCCCATCGCACTGCGACGTTGGCGTCAACAGCTCCATCACCTCAAAACCTACCGTGAGTGGTCGCAGTTTGCCCGCACACTACAGTCCCAACCGTATGATGCCATCATTGATGCTCAAGGCTTAATCAAAAGTAGTTTTTTCATCACCCGCTTAGCCCGTGGACCTAAACATGGGTTGGATCGCGCCAGCCTACGAGAGCCTTTGGCTCGCTGCTTTTATGATCACTGTTACGCGGTCTCTCGGCAGCAACACGCGGTGGAGCGAATTCGCCAACTGTTTGCCTATAGCCTCGGGTACCAGAAACCGGCTGAGCGTGGTGACTATGGCATTCGTGACCACTTTAATCAACTGCCACCCTCGCCTATGACCCCTTACTTAGTTTTTCTGCATGCCACCAGTCGCGCCCAGAAGTTATGGCCTACTAGCCATTGGCGCCAATTAATCGCCTTAGTTGCGCCGACTGGTTTGCAGATAAAACTGCCTTGGGGGAACGACTTAGAGCAGCAGCGAGCGCAACAGATAGCGTACCAGCACGCCGGGGTAGAGGTCCTGCCAAAATGCTCCTTAAACCAACTGGGCCACTACTTATTACAGGCACAAGCCGTCGTCTCACTGGATACTGGCCTCTCTCACCTGGCGGCTGCCTTGGGTGTCCCCAATATAACGCTCTATGGCCCGACCGATCCAACCTTAGTGGGGGGATATGGCGAACGACAGCAGATCTATTGGGCTAAACAGTCGCGTCGCTTGGCAGCAATCAGCCCAGAGCAGGTGTTTGAGGCTCTCGCGCCTAGTCTCAAGGGGATGATGACATCCACTGATGGCTAA
- the gpsA gene encoding NAD(P)H-dependent glycerol-3-phosphate dehydrogenase, which produces MLSQQPAITILGAGSYGTALAMIIARHGHRVVLWGHQPSHITQLQQDRCNAKYLPGIAFPESLLLEADLAKALASSRDILVAVPSPVFGQLIQQLKQYWQPSSRLVWATKGLERESGRLLQEVARDSLGSTVPLAVLAGPSFARELAAGLPTAITLASTDQQFADDLQALLHFNQGLRIYQTTDFISVQLGGAVKNVIAITAGISDGLAFGMNARAALITCGLAEMTRLGVALGAEAHSFMGMAGLGDLVLTCTDDQSRNRRFGKLLGQGASVQAAQAVIGQVVEGYYNTKEVRALARRCRIEMPITEQLYQVLYHGKAIQEAAQDLLGKKEHDQYDLNP; this is translated from the coding sequence GTGTTATCGCAGCAACCCGCCATAACGATACTGGGTGCAGGCTCCTATGGTACTGCTCTGGCGATGATTATAGCGCGTCATGGTCACCGAGTCGTGCTATGGGGGCATCAACCAAGCCATATCACTCAGCTGCAACAAGATCGTTGTAATGCCAAATATCTACCGGGAATAGCTTTTCCGGAGTCGTTGCTATTAGAGGCTGATCTCGCCAAGGCGCTGGCCAGCAGCCGTGATATTTTAGTCGCGGTGCCCAGCCCGGTTTTTGGCCAATTGATCCAGCAGTTAAAGCAGTATTGGCAACCCTCGAGCCGTTTAGTCTGGGCCACTAAGGGATTAGAGAGGGAGAGTGGCCGTTTGTTACAAGAGGTAGCGCGTGATAGTTTAGGATCTACAGTACCACTGGCAGTACTGGCCGGCCCCTCATTTGCTCGTGAGCTCGCGGCGGGTTTACCGACCGCTATCACCCTCGCGTCTACTGATCAGCAATTTGCTGACGATCTACAAGCATTACTCCATTTTAATCAGGGTCTACGCATCTATCAGACTACAGATTTTATTAGTGTACAGTTGGGCGGAGCCGTGAAAAACGTCATCGCGATTACTGCGGGGATCTCCGATGGACTGGCTTTTGGGATGAACGCCCGTGCGGCCTTGATTACGTGCGGTTTAGCAGAAATGACTCGGCTGGGCGTCGCCTTAGGGGCAGAGGCACACTCTTTTATGGGCATGGCTGGTTTAGGGGATTTAGTGCTGACTTGTACGGACGATCAGTCTCGTAATCGTCGATTTGGGAAGTTATTGGGTCAGGGAGCGTCAGTGCAAGCAGCGCAAGCGGTGATTGGTCAGGTTGTAGAGGGCTATTATAATACCAAAGAGGTTCGGGCGCTGGCACGACGCTGTCGGATAGAGATGCCGATTACTGAGCAGCTGTACCAGGTGTTATATCACGGGAAGGCTATTCAGGAAGCAGCTCAGGACCTGCTAGGAAAAAAAGAGCACGATCAATATGACTTGAACCCTTAA
- a CDS encoding ZapG family protein gives MLVSYSLMLLLGILVGALGMRFGSLNGRRHKQERLLLQQRQQQLDHCYSELASHVARNITVLETLISEYRLLQQALPSTSARLPDHLLYRHNLGGRSTRDQEQSLIKAEPPCDYSSSPSDLLSPKQPLTSG, from the coding sequence ATGCTGGTAAGCTATAGTTTAATGTTATTATTGGGCATCCTAGTGGGTGCCCTAGGGATGCGTTTTGGTAGCCTCAATGGTCGTCGGCACAAGCAAGAGCGGTTGCTGCTGCAACAACGTCAACAGCAGTTGGATCACTGTTATAGTGAGTTGGCTAGCCATGTTGCACGGAATATCACGGTGCTGGAGACGCTCATCAGTGAGTACCGCCTGTTACAGCAGGCACTCCCCAGCACGAGCGCTCGGTTGCCTGATCACTTATTGTACCGGCACAACCTCGGTGGCCGATCGACTAGGGATCAGGAACAGAGCCTGATTAAAGCAGAGCCACCTTGTGATTACTCGAGCAGCCCCTCGGATCTGTTGTCTCCTAAGCAGCCGCTGACTAGCGGATAA
- the rpsI gene encoding 30S ribosomal protein S9: protein MVGNHYYGTGRRKSASARVFIKPGNGNILINQRSLEQYFSRETSRMVVCQPLALLDRLKSFDLYITVTGGGISGQSGAIRHGITRALMQYDASLRPELRQAGFVTRDARKVERKKVGLRKARRRPQYSKR from the coding sequence ATGGTAGGCAATCACTATTACGGCACGGGACGGCGCAAAAGTGCCTCCGCCCGTGTATTTATTAAACCTGGCAATGGCAACATTCTGATTAATCAACGATCACTAGAGCAGTACTTCAGTCGAGAAACTTCACGTATGGTCGTCTGTCAACCGTTAGCACTGCTGGATAGGCTAAAGAGCTTTGATCTCTATATTACCGTCACTGGAGGCGGCATCTCAGGGCAATCGGGTGCTATTCGCCACGGGATTACCCGGGCTTTGATGCAGTATGATGCTTCGCTACGTCCCGAATTACGGCAGGCGGGTTTTGTGACCCGTGATGCCCGTAAAGTGGAGCGGAAGAAAGTGGGGCTACGCAAAGCACGTCGCAGACCGCAGTACTCTAAACGTTAA
- the waaF gene encoding lipopolysaccharide heptosyltransferase II codes for MKILVIAPAWVGDVVMSHTVYRCLKQQYPQALIEVMALEWCRPLLSKMPEVHRNLAMPIPHGQLKLGLRRSIGHQLRAESYQQAIVIPNSLKSAFIPWFAQIPQRTGWRGEWRYGLLNDLRRLEPLHYPMLIQRYAALAYPLPPVGRVVLPDPLPWPQLTVTPAAVEQTMTQFGLPCGQRLIALAPGTAIGTLKCWPPRHYACLAEQLIAQGYWIALFGALHDQPVCAAIRDQLPTTLQPRCLNFAGTTTLTEVIDLLACCRAIVSNDSGLMHIGSALGKAVVALYGPTDPGFAPPLTLQGRTLRAAPPESSVVTEPWDQGYHPRLIHLKPSQVFDTLEALLAMKEPSCVF; via the coding sequence ATGAAAATTTTAGTGATTGCTCCTGCCTGGGTCGGCGATGTGGTGATGTCACACACCGTCTACCGCTGTTTAAAACAGCAATATCCGCAGGCCTTAATCGAGGTGATGGCCCTAGAGTGGTGTCGTCCCCTGCTATCAAAAATGCCAGAAGTTCATCGGAACCTGGCCATGCCTATTCCACATGGCCAGCTCAAGCTAGGATTGCGCCGATCGATCGGCCACCAGCTGCGTGCTGAATCTTATCAGCAAGCGATTGTCATCCCCAATTCACTAAAATCAGCCTTCATCCCCTGGTTTGCACAGATCCCCCAGCGTACTGGTTGGCGTGGTGAGTGGCGCTATGGCCTACTCAATGATCTACGGCGACTCGAGCCACTGCACTATCCCATGCTGATACAGCGCTATGCCGCTTTAGCTTATCCTCTTCCCCCTGTGGGGCGGGTCGTGCTACCCGATCCGCTGCCCTGGCCACAATTGACCGTGACCCCTGCTGCGGTAGAACAGACGATGACCCAATTTGGGTTACCATGCGGGCAGCGGTTGATTGCCCTAGCGCCCGGCACGGCGATCGGGACCCTAAAATGCTGGCCCCCCCGTCACTACGCCTGCTTGGCAGAGCAGTTAATCGCCCAGGGCTACTGGATAGCGCTGTTTGGCGCGCTGCACGATCAGCCAGTCTGTGCAGCCATTCGTGATCAGCTGCCCACAACACTGCAACCACGCTGTCTCAATTTTGCAGGAACCACGACACTCACCGAAGTGATTGATCTATTAGCTTGTTGCCGAGCGATAGTCAGTAATGATTCTGGATTAATGCATATCGGATCGGCCTTAGGGAAAGCAGTGGTGGCACTGTATGGCCCGACCGATCCCGGCTTTGCGCCCCCATTAACCCTCCAGGGTCGAACGCTCCGAGCAGCCCCGCCTGAATCCTCGGTAGTGACTGAACCTTGGGACCAAGGCTATCATCCCCGATTGATCCACCTCAAGCCCTCTCAAGTCTTCGATACCTTGGAAGCCCTGCTGGCGATGAAGGAGCCATCATGCGTATTTTGA
- the secB gene encoding protein-export chaperone SecB, whose product MSDQSSSENQFQIQRIYTKDISFETPNTPLIFQQPWTPEIKLDLYTTSNEIEIDLHEVILQVTVTALLAGSVAFLCQVQQAGLFGTTGVPEEALASCLGAYCPTILFPYARECVSSLVGRGSFPQLDLAPVNFDRLLVDYLQRSALASGSGQEPLQ is encoded by the coding sequence ATGTCAGACCAATCCTCCTCGGAGAACCAGTTTCAAATTCAACGGATTTATACTAAAGATATCTCTTTTGAAACCCCTAATACCCCTTTGATTTTTCAACAACCCTGGACACCAGAGATTAAACTAGATCTCTATACCACCTCCAATGAAATAGAGATCGACCTGCATGAGGTCATCTTACAAGTGACGGTGACGGCCCTGCTAGCAGGATCGGTTGCTTTTCTATGTCAAGTGCAACAAGCCGGTCTTTTTGGGACCACAGGGGTGCCGGAGGAGGCTCTGGCCTCCTGTTTGGGCGCTTACTGTCCGACCATTTTATTTCCTTATGCACGCGAGTGCGTGAGCAGTTTAGTGGGACGAGGCTCCTTTCCTCAGCTCGATCTGGCGCCCGTTAATTTTGACAGGCTATTGGTTGATTATTTACAGCGATCAGCCTTGGCCTCGGGCAGTGGACAGGAGCCGTTACAGTAG
- a CDS encoding glycosyltransferase family 4 protein, whose amino-acid sequence MTKKIAVITHRSDHRGGMERYAMDIAYQLATNGQLATLLTKCYPPTTTLQKAMTIRSLGLRWLPAKLQTLLFSIYCWWYKKNNPEVILFTCSKVFCPDIMICGGTHKGYLQATQKTLTLMDRLEIFYEKQAYQRATIVVAHSAEMRQELMTLYGIAADKIITLYPPVDQKNFFLKKDPAAKQRFFKQLNIEVGNKRIFLFPSSGHKRKGLDNLLKAFSHFEQEAVLLVAGKRPRITQSNLIALGYCSDMSALYAACDYTILASVYEPFGLVAVESILCGTPVLLSEVCGCNPVLSEKARITFKADRLEEIISAIATALQTPLTIQHPSACIHYSVDIQAHLEEILHFFKKRVSHHSYE is encoded by the coding sequence ATGACAAAAAAAATTGCGGTCATTACGCATCGTTCTGATCACCGGGGAGGCATGGAGCGTTATGCCATGGATATCGCTTATCAATTGGCAACGAATGGCCAGCTAGCGACCCTGTTAACTAAATGTTACCCTCCTACGACGACACTGCAGAAAGCGATGACTATCCGTTCACTCGGTCTGCGCTGGTTACCTGCCAAACTACAGACTCTGCTGTTCTCTATTTACTGTTGGTGGTACAAAAAAAACAATCCAGAGGTTATTCTATTTACCTGTAGCAAAGTATTCTGTCCTGATATTATGATCTGTGGAGGCACGCACAAAGGCTATCTTCAAGCCACTCAAAAAACGCTGACTCTGATGGATCGCTTAGAGATTTTTTATGAAAAGCAAGCCTATCAGCGCGCGACTATTGTGGTGGCTCACTCCGCTGAGATGCGTCAAGAATTAATGACACTGTATGGCATTGCAGCCGATAAAATAATTACTTTATATCCCCCAGTGGACCAAAAAAATTTCTTTCTAAAAAAAGATCCCGCGGCCAAGCAGCGCTTTTTTAAACAGCTGAATATTGAGGTAGGTAATAAACGAATTTTCCTGTTCCCCTCCTCAGGTCATAAAAGAAAAGGGCTCGATAATCTCCTAAAAGCTTTTTCACACTTTGAACAGGAAGCAGTGTTGCTCGTGGCCGGCAAGCGGCCACGAATCACCCAAAGTAACCTGATTGCTTTAGGGTATTGTTCTGATATGTCAGCCCTGTATGCGGCCTGTGACTATACGATCTTAGCCTCGGTTTACGAGCCTTTTGGCTTAGTGGCGGTGGAATCAATCCTCTGTGGAACGCCGGTATTACTCTCCGAGGTTTGTGGCTGTAATCCGGTACTCTCCGAAAAAGCCCGGATCACTTTTAAGGCCGATCGGCTTGAGGAGATCATCTCAGCCATTGCTACCGCCCTCCAGACGCCTTTAACGATTCAGCACCCATCAGCGTGCATTCACTACTCGGTTGATATTCAAGCTCACCTCGAAGAGATCCTCCACTTTTTTAAAAAGCGGGTTAGCCATCACTCCTATGAATAA
- a CDS encoding O-antigen ligase family protein, translating into MTYAFDVNLERGSNCFINPIEFGSFAITLGFISLILPLPEKISKPLHALLVILKAIGFIAGMVAAVYSGSRAAFAALPFLIILVLFYKKKWSMIKSISTIFFIGLIIISILMQTRIFKRINEGFQDITTYSVNKDTSLGARFQMWKVATSAFFDNPMTGIGRGNYTKLLESGGYQTTVSKFLLGFRHAHNEYLNAAAEMGFSGLLSTLLLLIAPALFFYKNYQSSSSTTAFAAASGLIIVGGHAIFCLFDALFLMSCQTTFYSFSVVLFMAIILNEQTSQRESGAGLPNPA; encoded by the coding sequence ATGACCTATGCTTTTGATGTCAATCTAGAGAGAGGCAGTAACTGTTTTATTAATCCTATTGAGTTTGGATCGTTTGCCATCACCTTAGGGTTTATCTCCCTGATCTTACCTTTACCAGAAAAAATCTCTAAACCACTACACGCTCTATTGGTTATTTTAAAAGCCATTGGTTTTATTGCTGGGATGGTAGCAGCCGTCTACTCTGGCTCTCGAGCGGCCTTTGCAGCACTACCATTTCTCATAATATTGGTATTATTTTATAAAAAAAAATGGAGCATGATAAAATCCATTAGTACTATTTTTTTTATCGGATTAATAATCATCTCTATTTTAATGCAGACCAGGATTTTCAAAAGAATTAATGAAGGATTTCAAGATATTACCACGTATTCTGTCAATAAAGACACTTCACTGGGGGCACGATTTCAAATGTGGAAGGTGGCCACTAGCGCCTTCTTCGATAATCCTATGACCGGCATTGGCCGAGGGAACTATACCAAATTACTAGAATCAGGCGGCTACCAAACTACTGTTTCTAAATTTCTACTAGGTTTTAGACATGCCCATAATGAATATTTAAATGCGGCGGCTGAAATGGGTTTTTCAGGGCTGCTTTCAACTTTACTCCTGTTGATCGCTCCTGCGCTATTTTTTTATAAAAACTACCAATCCTCATCATCTACTACAGCCTTTGCCGCAGCTTCCGGGTTAATTATTGTAGGCGGGCATGCTATTTTCTGTTTGTTTGATGCCCTATTTTTAATGAGTTGTCAAACCACTTTCTACAGCTTTTCGGTGGTCCTGTTCATGGCTATCATCTTGAACGAACAAACGAGCCAGAGAGAGAGCGGCGCTGGTTTACCTAACCCCGCCTGA